In Streptomyces violaceusniger Tu 4113, one DNA window encodes the following:
- a CDS encoding S28 family serine protease, whose protein sequence is MRKMLRWLLALAILMGAVGAGAGGASAEPAAPAQPDIKERVLAIPGMRFVAEQPYEGYRFLVFTYAQPVDHRHPSKGTYPQRFTLLHKATDRPTVFYTSGYNVTTAPRRSEPTQLVDGNQVSMEYRFFTPSRPQPADWSKLDIRQAAGDQHRLYRALKPIYGKKWLATGGSKGGMTATYYRRFYPHDMDGTVAYVAPNDVANNEDSSYDRFFAGVGTAECRTKLNAVQREALVRRDEIVRRYQKWADDEKQTFTVVGSADKAYENVVLDLVWTFWQYHLLKDCADVPAPTASTDELYGFIDEISGFSAYTDQGLETYTPYYYQAGTELGSPTFETPHLDGLLRYPGIYAPRNYVPRDIPMRFKQGVMRDVDNWVRHDARRMLFVYGQNDPWGAERFRVGKGAKDSHVYTVAGGNHGSSIAQLTGEEKAEATAEVQRWAGVSPTSEPLARHDAKLDRREVEREPALRP, encoded by the coding sequence ATGCGCAAGATGCTCAGATGGCTGTTGGCGCTCGCGATACTGATGGGGGCGGTCGGTGCGGGCGCCGGAGGCGCGTCCGCGGAGCCGGCCGCCCCCGCTCAGCCGGATATCAAGGAGCGTGTCCTGGCGATTCCCGGGATGCGTTTCGTGGCGGAGCAGCCCTACGAGGGCTATCGCTTCCTCGTCTTCACCTACGCCCAGCCGGTGGACCACCGGCATCCCTCCAAGGGCACCTATCCGCAGCGGTTCACCCTGCTGCACAAGGCCACCGACCGGCCCACGGTCTTCTACACCTCGGGCTACAACGTCACCACCGCACCGCGCCGCAGTGAGCCGACGCAACTGGTGGACGGCAACCAGGTGTCCATGGAGTACCGTTTCTTCACTCCCTCCCGGCCCCAGCCCGCCGACTGGTCCAAGCTGGACATCCGGCAGGCCGCCGGCGACCAGCACCGCCTCTACCGGGCCCTGAAGCCCATCTACGGCAAGAAGTGGCTGGCCACCGGCGGCAGCAAGGGCGGTATGACGGCCACCTACTACCGCCGCTTCTACCCGCACGACATGGACGGCACCGTCGCGTATGTCGCGCCCAACGACGTGGCCAACAACGAGGACTCCTCCTACGACCGCTTCTTCGCGGGCGTCGGCACGGCCGAATGCCGCACCAAGCTCAACGCGGTGCAGCGCGAGGCGCTGGTGCGGCGCGACGAGATCGTGCGGCGCTACCAGAAGTGGGCGGACGACGAGAAGCAGACCTTCACCGTCGTCGGCAGCGCCGACAAGGCGTACGAGAACGTCGTCCTGGACCTGGTGTGGACCTTCTGGCAGTACCACCTGCTGAAGGACTGCGCGGACGTCCCCGCCCCGACCGCGTCGACCGACGAGCTGTACGGCTTCATCGACGAGATCTCGGGCTTCTCCGCCTACACCGACCAGGGCCTGGAAACCTACACGCCGTACTACTACCAGGCGGGCACCGAGCTCGGCTCGCCCACCTTCGAGACCCCGCACCTGGACGGGCTGCTGCGCTACCCCGGCATCTACGCCCCGCGCAACTACGTGCCGCGCGACATCCCGATGCGGTTCAAGCAGGGCGTGATGCGGGACGTCGACAACTGGGTGCGGCATGACGCACGGCGGATGCTCTTCGTCTACGGCCAGAACGACCCGTGGGGCGCCGAGCGCTTCCGGGTCGGCAAGGGCGCCAAGGACTCTCACGTCTACACGGTCGCCGGTGGCAACCACGGCTCCAGCATCGCCCAGCTCACGGGCGAGGAGAAGGCCGAGGCCACGGCGGAGGTGCAGCGGTGGGCGGGCGTCAGCCCGACCAGCGAGCCGCTCGCCCGGCATGACGCCAAGCTGGACCGCCGCGAGGTCGAGCGCGAACCGGCCTTGCGGCCGTAA
- a CDS encoding ABC transporter transmembrane domain-containing protein has translation MDGSDTGQGWVRRLFGYSWLYRKDVLLALGASLAGMAVMALVPLVPKLIIDDVIVQHDRSLAPWATLLIVAALVVYVLTYIRRFYGGRLALDVQHALRTEMYASIARFDGRRQDNLSTGQIIGRATSDLQLIQGLLFMVPMMIGNVLLFLVSLVVMATLSPLLTVVALAVAPALWILASRSRIRLFPATWYAQGQAAAVAGVVDGAVTGVRVVKGFGQEAQETDKLRAVGRRLFAARLRTVRLNSRYAPALQAVPALGQVAMLALGGWMATRGQITLGTFVAFSTYLAQLVGPVRMLTMILTIGQQARAGVERVFELIDTEPVIDERPGARELPEDAPATVEFDRVSFGYDPERPVLSEVSLRIEPGETLAVVGASGSGKSTLSMLLPRFYDVSSGAVRIGGHDVRELTYDSLRGAVGMVPEDSFLFSDTVRANLAYGRPDASEERIRAAARAAQADGFISALPNGYDTEVGEQGLTLSGGQRQRLALARAILTDPRLLVLDDATSAVDARVEHEIHEALRGVMAGRTTLLIAHRPSTLALADRIAVLDRGRVVDVGTDEELRARSAVYRRLLADGSEAVAAPGGDGPAPAHAEPRGGDASAHAVGLAGAFGGESAATGLAEPGIDGGPSADGDGAAHGGEECPCLAVGLQARGGDDPGHAAGETARDGVATEPWARSDGGNGRGRPRGGDDPEHADGCPRPGGVTPELWVRPDGDGRKDDTGAGPGAAAVAGPGIAGALSGMPATPELLAKVAALPPATDTPDIDEEQATRPEETYGLRLLLRGFGAPLAVALLLVAVDAVAGLLLPVLIRHGIDQGVQRLALGAVWAASGLALLVVLVQWAAQIGETRMTGRTGERVLYALRVKIFAQLQRLGLDYYERELSGKIMTRMTTDVDALSTFLQTGLVTAVVSLLTFFGILVALLIIDVGLALVVFLTLPPLIIGTIVFRRLSVKAYELARERVSVVNADLQESVAGLRIVQAFRRERSGRERFAARSDAYRQARLRGQRLISVYFPFVQLLSSVASALVLIVGAGRVGDNTLSAGALVAYLLYIDLFFAPVQQLSQVFDGYQQASVSLGRIQELLREPTTTPVADDPREVRTTRGEIAFDDVRFRYGDDEEALAGISLTIPAGQTVAFVGETGAGKSTLVKLVARFYDPTGGAVRVDGADLRELDLTGYRGHLGVVPQEPYLFPGTVRDAIAYGRPGASDAEVEAAARAVGAHAMVASLDGGYLHEVSERGRNLSGGQRQLIALARAELVNPDILLLDEATAALDLATEALVNQATDRLTGRRTTLVVAHRLTTAARADRVVVLDHGRVVEDGTHEELVARGGRYAALWRTFMGETAPAAV, from the coding sequence GTGGACGGGTCGGATACCGGGCAGGGCTGGGTAAGGCGGCTGTTCGGCTATAGCTGGCTGTACCGCAAGGATGTGCTGCTCGCCCTGGGTGCCTCGCTCGCCGGAATGGCCGTCATGGCGCTCGTCCCGCTGGTGCCGAAGCTGATCATCGACGATGTGATCGTCCAGCACGACCGGTCCCTCGCCCCCTGGGCCACCCTGCTGATCGTCGCCGCCCTCGTGGTCTACGTCCTCACCTACATCCGCCGCTTCTACGGCGGACGGCTCGCCCTCGACGTCCAGCACGCCCTGCGCACCGAGATGTACGCGTCCATCGCCCGCTTCGACGGCCGACGGCAGGACAACCTCTCCACCGGCCAGATCATCGGCCGGGCCACCAGCGACCTCCAGCTCATCCAGGGCCTGCTCTTCATGGTGCCGATGATGATCGGCAACGTCCTCCTCTTCCTGGTCTCGCTCGTCGTGATGGCGACGCTGTCACCGCTGCTCACCGTCGTCGCCCTCGCCGTCGCCCCCGCCCTGTGGATCCTCGCCTCGCGCAGCCGCATCCGGCTCTTCCCGGCCACCTGGTACGCCCAGGGGCAGGCGGCCGCCGTCGCGGGTGTCGTCGACGGGGCCGTGACCGGTGTCCGGGTGGTCAAGGGGTTCGGGCAGGAGGCGCAGGAGACCGACAAGCTGCGGGCGGTCGGCCGCCGGCTGTTCGCCGCCCGGCTGCGGACCGTACGGCTGAACTCCCGCTACGCCCCCGCCCTCCAGGCCGTCCCCGCCCTCGGCCAGGTGGCCATGCTGGCGCTCGGCGGCTGGATGGCCACCCGCGGCCAGATCACCCTCGGCACCTTCGTGGCCTTCTCGACGTATCTCGCCCAGCTCGTGGGCCCGGTGCGGATGCTCACGATGATCCTGACCATCGGGCAGCAGGCGCGGGCCGGGGTCGAGCGGGTCTTCGAGCTCATCGACACCGAGCCGGTCATCGACGAGCGCCCCGGCGCCCGGGAGCTTCCCGAGGACGCCCCCGCGACGGTCGAGTTCGACCGGGTGAGCTTCGGCTACGACCCCGAGCGCCCGGTGCTCTCCGAGGTGTCCCTGCGGATCGAACCGGGCGAGACCCTGGCCGTCGTGGGCGCCTCCGGAAGCGGCAAGTCGACGCTGTCCATGCTGCTGCCGCGCTTCTACGACGTGTCGTCGGGCGCGGTGCGGATCGGCGGCCACGATGTGCGGGAGCTGACGTACGACTCGCTGCGCGGGGCGGTCGGGATGGTGCCGGAGGACAGCTTCCTCTTCTCCGACACCGTGCGCGCCAACCTCGCCTACGGGCGGCCCGACGCGAGCGAGGAGCGGATCCGGGCCGCCGCCCGCGCCGCCCAGGCCGACGGCTTCATCTCCGCACTGCCGAACGGCTATGACACCGAGGTCGGCGAGCAGGGGCTGACCCTCTCCGGCGGCCAGCGCCAGCGGCTGGCCCTGGCCCGCGCGATCCTCACCGACCCCCGGCTGCTCGTCCTCGACGACGCGACCTCGGCGGTGGACGCGCGCGTCGAGCACGAGATCCACGAGGCGCTCCGGGGCGTCATGGCGGGCCGTACGACCCTGCTGATCGCCCACCGCCCCTCCACGCTCGCCCTCGCCGACCGCATCGCGGTCCTGGACCGGGGCCGGGTCGTGGACGTGGGCACCGACGAGGAGCTGCGGGCGCGCAGCGCCGTGTACCGGCGGCTGCTGGCGGACGGGTCCGAGGCCGTCGCCGCCCCAGGCGGCGACGGCCCGGCCCCGGCCCATGCCGAGCCGCGCGGCGGCGACGCCTCCGCGCACGCGGTGGGCCTCGCCGGGGCGTTCGGCGGGGAGTCCGCCGCGACGGGGTTGGCCGAGCCGGGTATCGACGGCGGGCCGTCCGCGGACGGCGACGGCGCGGCGCATGGCGGCGAGGAGTGCCCGTGCCTGGCGGTGGGCCTACAGGCGCGTGGTGGCGACGATCCCGGGCATGCCGCCGGTGAGACGGCTCGCGACGGGGTGGCGACCGAGCCGTGGGCACGGTCGGACGGCGGTAACGGGCGGGGCCGGCCGCGCGGCGGGGACGACCCCGAGCACGCCGACGGCTGCCCCCGGCCCGGCGGGGTGACCCCGGAGCTATGGGTGCGGCCCGATGGTGACGGCCGTAAGGACGACACGGGAGCGGGACCGGGAGCCGCGGCCGTGGCCGGGCCCGGGATCGCCGGGGCGCTGTCCGGGATGCCCGCCACCCCCGAGCTGCTCGCCAAGGTCGCCGCCCTGCCGCCCGCCACCGACACCCCCGATATCGACGAGGAGCAGGCCACCCGCCCCGAGGAGACCTACGGGCTGCGGCTGCTGCTGCGCGGCTTCGGGGCGCCGCTGGCGGTCGCGCTGCTGCTCGTCGCCGTGGACGCGGTCGCCGGGCTGCTGCTGCCCGTGCTCATCCGGCACGGGATCGACCAGGGCGTCCAGCGGCTCGCGCTCGGGGCGGTGTGGGCCGCCTCCGGGCTCGCGCTCCTCGTCGTCCTCGTGCAGTGGGCCGCCCAGATCGGCGAGACGCGGATGACCGGGCGGACCGGTGAACGGGTGCTCTACGCACTGCGCGTCAAGATCTTCGCGCAACTGCAGCGGCTCGGCCTCGACTACTACGAGCGCGAGCTGAGCGGCAAGATCATGACGCGGATGACCACCGACGTCGACGCGCTGTCCACGTTCCTCCAGACCGGCCTGGTCACCGCCGTCGTCAGTCTGCTGACCTTCTTCGGCATCCTGGTCGCGCTGCTCATCATCGACGTGGGCCTCGCGCTGGTGGTCTTCCTGACCCTCCCGCCGCTCATCATCGGCACCATCGTCTTCCGGCGCCTCAGCGTCAAGGCGTACGAACTGGCCCGCGAGCGCGTGAGCGTGGTCAACGCGGATCTGCAGGAGAGCGTGGCGGGGCTGCGGATCGTGCAGGCGTTCCGGCGCGAGCGGTCCGGCCGGGAGCGGTTCGCGGCGCGCAGCGACGCCTACCGCCAGGCGCGGTTGCGCGGTCAGCGGCTGATCTCGGTGTACTTCCCGTTCGTGCAACTGCTGTCGTCCGTGGCCTCCGCGCTGGTGCTCATCGTGGGCGCCGGGCGGGTCGGGGACAACACGCTGTCGGCCGGCGCGCTGGTGGCCTATCTCCTCTACATCGACCTGTTCTTCGCCCCCGTCCAGCAGCTCTCCCAGGTCTTCGACGGCTATCAGCAGGCATCGGTGTCCCTGGGCCGCATCCAGGAGCTGCTGCGCGAGCCCACCACCACACCGGTCGCCGACGATCCGCGCGAGGTGCGCACCACGCGCGGCGAGATCGCCTTCGACGATGTGCGGTTCCGGTACGGGGACGACGAGGAGGCGCTGGCGGGCATCTCGCTCACGATCCCCGCGGGGCAGACCGTGGCGTTCGTCGGGGAGACCGGGGCCGGTAAGTCCACCCTGGTCAAGCTGGTGGCCCGGTTCTACGACCCGACCGGGGGCGCGGTGCGGGTGGACGGCGCGGATCTGCGCGAGCTCGACCTCACCGGGTACCGCGGCCACCTCGGGGTGGTCCCGCAGGAGCCGTATCTCTTCCCCGGGACGGTGCGCGACGCCATCGCCTACGGACGGCCCGGCGCGAGCGACGCGGAGGTGGAGGCGGCCGCGCGGGCGGTCGGCGCCCATGCCATGGTGGCGTCGCTCGACGGTGGCTATCTGCACGAGGTCTCCGAGCGCGGGCGCAATCTCTCCGGCGGGCAGCGGCAGTTGATCGCGCTGGCGCGCGCCGAGCTGGTGAACCCGGACATCCTGCTGCTCGACGAGGCCACGGCCGCGCTCGATCTGGCCACCGAGGCCCTGGTCAACCAGGCCACGGACCGCCTGACGGGACGGCGCACCACGCTGGTCGTCGCGCACCGGCTGACCACCGCCGCTCGTGCGGACCGGGTGGTGGTCCTGGACCATGGCCGGGTCGTCGAGGACGGCACTCATGAGGAGCTGGTGGCGCGGGGCGGCCGGTACGCCGCGCTGTGGCGCACGTTCATGGGCGAGACGGCCCCCGCGGCCGTCTGA
- a CDS encoding SDR family NAD(P)-dependent oxidoreductase, giving the protein MDLKLTGRRALVTGSSSGLGAAIARLLAAEGADVVVHGRDEARTHGVAEEIGAAAVAVGDLATDQGADAVAAVAGAADILVNNAGAYGHPHRWAEATPDMWALLYEINVISAVRMIQRLVPGMRERGWGRVIQIGGGLASQPMSEQPHYNATLAARHNLAVSLARELKDTGVTSNVVSPGAILVDSVKELVTDLAPEHGWGESWEEIEPNAARDFVPNDIGRFGRPEEIAGAVAYLAGPYGAYVSGATLRVDGGTIRSVI; this is encoded by the coding sequence ATGGACCTGAAGCTGACGGGCCGCCGGGCCCTCGTGACCGGTTCCAGCTCCGGGCTAGGCGCGGCGATCGCCCGGCTGCTCGCCGCCGAGGGCGCCGATGTCGTGGTGCACGGCCGGGACGAGGCCCGGACCCACGGGGTGGCGGAGGAGATCGGCGCGGCCGCCGTGGCGGTCGGCGACCTCGCCACGGACCAGGGCGCCGACGCGGTGGCCGCTGTCGCCGGTGCGGCCGACATCCTGGTCAACAACGCCGGTGCGTACGGCCACCCGCACCGCTGGGCCGAGGCCACCCCGGACATGTGGGCCCTGTTGTACGAGATCAACGTGATCTCCGCCGTACGCATGATCCAGCGGCTGGTGCCGGGGATGCGCGAGCGCGGCTGGGGCCGGGTGATCCAGATCGGCGGCGGCCTCGCCTCGCAGCCGATGTCCGAGCAACCCCACTACAACGCCACGCTCGCGGCGCGTCACAACCTCGCCGTCTCGCTGGCGCGCGAGCTGAAGGACACCGGGGTGACGTCCAACGTGGTCTCTCCCGGGGCGATCCTCGTCGACTCGGTGAAGGAGCTGGTGACCGATCTCGCGCCGGAGCACGGCTGGGGCGAGTCCTGGGAGGAGATCGAGCCCAACGCCGCGCGCGACTTCGTGCCCAACGACATCGGCCGATTCGGCCGCCCCGAGGAGATCGCGGGTGCCGTCGCCTATCTGGCCGGTCCGTACGGCGCCTACGTCAGCGGCGCCACGCTCCGCGTGGACGGCGGCACGATCCGCTCGGTGATCTGA
- a CDS encoding helix-turn-helix domain-containing protein, giving the protein MIVTGLQIDDIPPAERFAAWRALCELTAIPMELRSDHEHDFRASVRGGVSLGEVMLTSTSVPSLRNERTAAHIRRSDPELYHLRLTLRGESDVRHGDTEATVGARQLMLTSTSTPYLAVCERGRVDGMTITLDPSLLPFPAAELNRLLGQRLSGRSGIGAMLADFLIRLAAESDRYGPADAPRLGTVAVDLLNALLAHELDAGAEARAENRLTPESRRRTLRLRIEEFVRQNLHSPGLTPASIAAAHHISLRYLYRLFEEQGHPVSAWIRAQRLERCRRDLADPALGDTPIHVIAARWGFSHAADFSRAFRGAYGVPPRDFRHTALWTNR; this is encoded by the coding sequence ATGATCGTGACGGGACTCCAGATCGACGACATCCCGCCCGCGGAGCGATTCGCGGCCTGGCGCGCCCTGTGCGAGCTGACGGCGATACCGATGGAGCTCCGCAGCGACCATGAGCACGACTTCCGCGCGAGCGTACGGGGCGGAGTGAGCCTCGGCGAGGTGATGCTGACCTCCACCTCCGTACCGTCACTGCGGAACGAGCGGACGGCGGCCCATATCCGCCGCTCCGACCCGGAGCTCTACCATCTGCGGCTCACCCTGCGCGGTGAGAGCGATGTGCGCCACGGGGACACCGAAGCCACGGTCGGCGCCCGGCAGCTCATGCTCACCTCGACCTCCACGCCGTATCTGGCGGTGTGCGAGCGCGGCAGGGTCGACGGGATGACGATCACCCTCGACCCCTCGCTGCTGCCGTTCCCGGCGGCCGAGCTCAACCGGCTGCTCGGGCAGCGGCTGTCCGGGCGCTCCGGGATCGGGGCCATGCTCGCCGACTTCCTCATCCGGCTGGCCGCCGAATCCGACCGCTACGGCCCGGCCGACGCACCGCGCCTCGGCACCGTCGCCGTCGATCTGCTCAACGCGCTGCTCGCGCATGAGCTGGACGCCGGTGCCGAGGCGCGCGCCGAGAACCGGCTCACCCCCGAGAGCCGTCGGCGCACCCTGCGGTTACGCATCGAGGAATTCGTCCGGCAGAACCTGCACAGCCCGGGGCTCACCCCGGCGTCGATCGCCGCGGCCCATCACATCTCGCTCCGGTACCTCTACCGCCTCTTCGAGGAGCAGGGGCACCCGGTCTCCGCGTGGATCCGCGCCCAGCGCCTGGAACGCTGCCGCCGCGACCTCGCCGATCCCGCCCTGGGCGACACCCCCATCCATGTCATCGCCGCCCGCTGGGGTTTCAGCCACGCCGCGGACTTCAGCCGTGCCTTCCGCGGCGCCTATGGCGTGCCCCCACGGGACTTCCGCCATACGGCGCTGTGGACGAACAGGTGA